The sequence CGACGGTTGTGAGCCGTATCGAGAGGAAGATCGGATGCGCTGAGGCAGTCGGCGGGAGTTCGTCGTGGCCCTCGCGATAACAACCTTCGCATAATCAAAGATCAGAGCGCAAGACGCTGATCCAAAGGGTGCAATACGCTTTGGAACCGCGTCTCAGCACGCATTCAACCAGGCAATGACACAGTCACTCTCGGCGAACTTTGCTCCGTTCGCCGGTTCCTATCCGCATGCCCTTAAATTCACCCAAACGAGAGGACCATTCAAATGACCAACCCGAACCTCATCATTTTCTACGTCAAGGATCCCAGCGAAAGCACGCCGTTTTACCGCGATCTCTTCGGCCGTGAGCCGGCCTTCGCGTCACCGAACTTCGTGGCCTTCGCGCTCGACAACGGCCTGAGCCTCGGCCTCTGGCGCCGTAGCAGCGTCGAGCCGCAACCCTCCGCCATCGGCAATCGCGGCGAATTGGGTTTCATGGTCGAGGGCGCCGGCGCCGTTGAGCAGCATTACAGGGATTGGAAGGCACGCGGCCTGCCGATCGCGCAGGAGCTGACGACCATGGATTTCGGCCCGACCTTCGTCGTGCTCGATCCCGATGGCCACCGTCTGCGCGTTTGTGAGCCGGATAAATAAGTGTCGCGCGAATGGCTTGCCCCTCACCCTAGCCCTCTCCCCGCTTGCGGGGAGAGGGGACGACCTCAGGCTCTCGCCAAGCCCAATGATGGAAGGTAGGCTGCAGGTGCGTCTATGCCCTTCTCCCCGCAGGCGGGGAGAAGGTGGCCGACAGGCCGGATGAGGGGCTAGCGGCGACTGCCGGAGATCGTTTCATCAAAGTGGTTTGTCATGCAGTCATGCCAATCGTCTAAGTTGACTTCCAACATTTGCAAAAGAAACTGATCGATGTACCCAAACCGACGCGAGGATCAATTGCTCCATCATATTTCGTTCGGTGTCTCCGATATCGAGAAAGCCGCCGCCTTCTACGACGCAGCATTCGCACCGCTCGCCTATGTCAGGGTTTGGGAAGACTTGACCGCCGGCGATCCCGACCAGGCGATCGGATATGGCCCGGCGGGCGGTGGCGACAAGTTCGCCATCAAATTGCGTGGCAAGGAAGCGCGGGCACCCGGCTCCGGTTTTCATTTGGCCTTTGCCGCGCCAAACCGGGAAGCCGTCCTCTCATTTTACGAGGCCGCACTCGCTCATGGTGGCACGGACAACGGGCCGCCAGGCCTCCGGCCGCATTACGGCCCGGATTATTTCGCGGCCTTCGTCATCGATCCGGATGGGCATCGAATCGAGGTCGTAACCAAGGCGTCGCCATAACCGCTTTCTAAAGTTCGCCGCGTGTCGGGTGCCCCTTGTAGACGCCGAGGATCCGGACCTTTTCGGAGAAGAAGCGCAGTTCTTCCAGCGCGCGGCGCACATGCGCATCGGCGGGATGGCCCTCGATATCGGCATAGAATTGCGTTGCGACAAAACGGCCGCCGAGCTGATAGCTTTCAAGCTTCGTCATGTTGATGCCATTGGTGGCGAAGCCGCCGAGCGCCTTGTAGAGCGCGGCGGGAATGTTGCGGACGTTGAAGACGAAAGTGGTGACGATCTTTTCGTCCGCCGCGCTGCGTGCTGCCCAGTCTTCGTCGCGCGACAGGATGACGAAACGCGTCATGTTATTTTCGGTGTCTTCGACATTCTCGGCGATGATCTCCAGCCCGTAGAGATCGGCCGCAAGCCGCGGCGCCAGTGCCGCCATGCTGCGGTCGCCGGTTTCCTTGATCAGCTTGGCAGCCCCCGCCGTATCGCCGGCAATGACCGGTTTCCAGCCATTGGCGCGCACGATGTTGCGGCATTGCCCGAGCGCATGGATATGGCTGTGGACCGTGCGGATCTCTTCCTTCTTGACACCGGGCAGCACCATCAGCTGAAAGCGGATCGGCATGAAATATTCGCCGACGATATGCAGGCGCGATTCCGGCAGCAGATGATGGATGTCGGCGACGCGGCCGGCGATCGTGTTTTCGATCGGGATCATGCCGAGATCGGCATCGCCGTTCTCGATGGCGGTGAGGGCATCCTCGAAGGTCTGGCAGGGCAGCGGCTCCATGGTCGGGAACATGTCACGGCTGGCCATATCGGAATTGGCGCCGTACTCGCCCTGGAAAGAGATCTTGTTGGTCTTGGTAATCATTGGGACTGCCCTTGGGGGAACGCCGTTAGAGAGCGGCGGCGGAGAGGATGCGTCTGGCCTTTTCGAGGTCGGCGGGAGTATCGACACCGAGCGGGACCGTGTCAACGATCTCGACATCGATGCGCATGCCGGCTTCGAGCGCCCGCAGCTGCTCGAGTGATTCGCGCAGTTCCAGCGTCGACGGGCCGAGGCTCACGAATTTCGCGAGTGCAGCACGGCGGTAAGCATAGAGACCGATATGGTGATAGAGCGGCCCCTTGCCGTAGGGCGCTGTTGCACGCGTGAAATACAGCGCGCGCAGGCGATTTTCGGAAATCGGCGAGCCGATGACCTTGACGACGCTCGGCAGGGTCTTTTCCTCCTCGTCCTTGATCTCGACGGTCAGTGTGGCGATGTCGACGGCCGGATTTTCCAGCGGGCGCAGCGAGGCACGGATGGTCTCGGGATCAATGGTGGGCAGGTCGCCCTGCACGTTGACGACGATTTCGGCCCGGCCCTGCGGATCGACGGCCTGCAGCGCCTCGTAGATGCGGTCCGAGCCCGATTGATGGTCGGTGCGCGTCATGACGACCTCGAAGCCGGCATTGGCGACTGCGGCATAGGTATCCTCATGGTCGACGGCGACGACGATGCGACCGATCGCCGCCTCGCGCGCGCGCCTGGCAACCTGTACGATCATCGGCAGACCGCAAATATCCGCGAGCGGCTTGCCCGGCAGGCGCGTGGAGGCCATGCGGGCGGGAATGAGGACCAGCGTCTTGTCTAAATTTGAATCAGTCATTGTTGGGCCTTCTATTCCCGAGGGAAAAGTGTCAAAACGTCTCACGGTGGAGACCGTTTACAGAGTTGCAAGAAACAGCCAAAAGACATAGGTTTCGCGCGAATTCAAGATGGGCCAGCGGAGGATGCTGGCGGCGAGGGGAGCATAGCAGATGAATTCATCCTACGTGAACATGGGTGTCGGGGCGCTTTTGGCCACGCTGTTCGTGTTGAAGTCCGTGTCGCTCGCGTCAGGATTTATTTTCCATTCAGAGGCGCCGGAAAAGCCCGGTTTTACCATCGTCGCGACCGAGGAACCGGCTGCGGGCGGCGACAAGGGCGCGGCTGCCAAGCCGGATACGCCGATCGCTCAGCTTCTGCAGAAGGCTGATGCCAAGGTCGGCGAAACGATCTTCAAGAAGTGTCAGGCCTGTCATTCCGGAGAAAAGGGTGGTCCGAACAAGGTTGGTCCCGATCTCTGGGGTATTGTCGACCGCCCGGTCGCCGAGCACGAGGGCTTCGCCTATTCGTCCGGCATGAAGGATTTTTCCAAGGGCGGTACGGAAAAGTGGACCTATGACCACCTCTATCACTTCCTGGCCGCGCCAAAGAAATTCGTCGCCGGAACGGCAATGGGCTTTGCCGGCCTGCCGAAGGAAGAGGATCGCGCCAACGTGATCGCCTATCTGCGCACGCTTGCCGATACCCAGGTGCCGCTGCCGGACCCGAACGCACCGGCCGCCACGAACTAACACAAGCCACAAACGTGATTGAAAAACGCGGCCGTCAGGCCGCGTTTTTGTGTGGCTCGCTCAGATTGAATGCCGGCGGGAGCGCGTCCGCTGATCGAGGTCGAATACCTTCAACCCGTCCTCGGCGCTTGGCGGTATGCGCCAATCCTCGGCGACCAGCGCCTTGCGGGCATCGCGCAAGCCGGCCTCCCAATGCTCGTGCATGGACAGCGCCGAAAACTCGTAATCCTTCGAATGCGACCGGAATTGCTTGTTGCGGTAGATCAGGTGGATGATGGTGACGCCGTAATCGGAGCAATGCTGCTCCAGCTTCTTGATCTCCGGATCGGCTTTAGCCTCTTCGGGAAGGCGGGCATAGAGCTCCGATATTGCGCGCCGCAGGCGATGGCGTTCCAGAAAGAGATCTGTGTTGAGCCGGGTGCGGCTCGAATA comes from Rhizobium tropici CIAT 899 and encodes:
- a CDS encoding 3-deoxy-manno-octulosonate cytidylyltransferase; this translates as MTDSNLDKTLVLIPARMASTRLPGKPLADICGLPMIVQVARRAREAAIGRIVVAVDHEDTYAAVANAGFEVVMTRTDHQSGSDRIYEALQAVDPQGRAEIVVNVQGDLPTIDPETIRASLRPLENPAVDIATLTVEIKDEEEKTLPSVVKVIGSPISENRLRALYFTRATAPYGKGPLYHHIGLYAYRRAALAKFVSLGPSTLELRESLEQLRALEAGMRIDVEIVDTVPLGVDTPADLEKARRILSAAAL
- a CDS encoding c-type cytochrome encodes the protein MNSSYVNMGVGALLATLFVLKSVSLASGFIFHSEAPEKPGFTIVATEEPAAGGDKGAAAKPDTPIAQLLQKADAKVGETIFKKCQACHSGEKGGPNKVGPDLWGIVDRPVAEHEGFAYSSGMKDFSKGGTEKWTYDHLYHFLAAPKKFVAGTAMGFAGLPKEEDRANVIAYLRTLADTQVPLPDPNAPAATN
- a CDS encoding VOC family protein gives rise to the protein MTNPNLIIFYVKDPSESTPFYRDLFGREPAFASPNFVAFALDNGLSLGLWRRSSVEPQPSAIGNRGELGFMVEGAGAVEQHYRDWKARGLPIAQELTTMDFGPTFVVLDPDGHRLRVCEPDK
- a CDS encoding VOC family protein, coding for MLHHISFGVSDIEKAAAFYDAAFAPLAYVRVWEDLTAGDPDQAIGYGPAGGGDKFAIKLRGKEARAPGSGFHLAFAAPNREAVLSFYEAALAHGGTDNGPPGLRPHYGPDYFAAFVIDPDGHRIEVVTKASP
- a CDS encoding prephenate dehydratase, translated to MITKTNKISFQGEYGANSDMASRDMFPTMEPLPCQTFEDALTAIENGDADLGMIPIENTIAGRVADIHHLLPESRLHIVGEYFMPIRFQLMVLPGVKKEEIRTVHSHIHALGQCRNIVRANGWKPVIAGDTAGAAKLIKETGDRSMAALAPRLAADLYGLEIIAENVEDTENNMTRFVILSRDEDWAARSAADEKIVTTFVFNVRNIPAALYKALGGFATNGINMTKLESYQLGGRFVATQFYADIEGHPADAHVRRALEELRFFSEKVRILGVYKGHPTRGEL